One part of the Sulfolobus tengchongensis genome encodes these proteins:
- a CDS encoding DUF2299 domain-containing protein, giving the protein MATDTEIFNWFKELGMKVELIRSSDLYFHFTVAPPSGMMPISIIRPRPDSTYYIVAVSIELEQEKLKNRPDIISEIKRELFKMNVEFFFTPDDQNPKAIQISRIIFAEGLTKNEVLNNVTLVKNSALLLLEIVRNKLLYDK; this is encoded by the coding sequence ATGGCAACGGATACCGAAATTTTCAATTGGTTTAAGGAACTTGGAATGAAAGTTGAACTCATTAGGAGCAGTGATCTTTATTTTCATTTCACAGTAGCTCCCCCATCTGGAATGATGCCAATATCTATTATAAGACCGAGACCAGATTCAACATATTATATTGTAGCAGTATCAATAGAATTGGAGCAAGAGAAGCTGAAGAACAGACCAGATATTATAAGTGAAATAAAAAGGGAGTTATTTAAGATGAACGTAGAATTCTTCTTCACACCAGATGACCAAAACCCAAAGGCTATTCAGATATCAAGGATAATTTTCGCAGAGGGATTAACAAAAAACGAAGTGTTAAATAACGTAACACTGGTTAAGAATTCGGCCTTATTACTATTAGAGATCGTAAGGAACAAATTATTATATGATAAATAA
- a CDS encoding HAD family hydrolase yields MITYLLDLASIFDLSPLEVYNSITSSLSRYYPPDKLVKIVMDNFDIKNIKPFPDFLYLDELSYRGRILVITNLPKIDVKIQLMRYNIDVFIQDVISPEDTGNYFPSREILTYISKRYNTSLATVAFITPNVEYALFTSSLGIRTILLIKNKNSQLPKVESRRSLKELVEITAQHNVDSLMGDSSLRCT; encoded by the coding sequence ATGATAACCTATCTGTTAGATTTGGCATCAATATTTGACCTTTCTCCCCTAGAGGTTTACAACAGTATTACATCATCCTTATCCAGATATTATCCCCCTGACAAATTAGTAAAAATAGTTATGGATAATTTTGATATTAAAAACATAAAACCATTTCCCGATTTTCTATATCTAGATGAATTAAGCTATAGAGGCAGGATACTCGTAATAACCAATTTGCCTAAAATCGACGTGAAAATACAACTGATGAGATACAACATAGACGTTTTCATTCAAGACGTGATATCTCCAGAAGACACTGGAAATTACTTTCCTTCTAGAGAGATCCTTACTTATATTTCCAAAAGATATAACACTTCGTTAGCTACAGTTGCATTTATAACACCTAACGTGGAATACGCATTATTTACCAGCTCTTTAGGAATACGAACAATTTTATTAATAAAAAATAAAAATTCTCAATTACCTAAAGTGGAGAGTAGAAGGAGTTTAAAAGAATTAGTTGAAATTACAGCCCAGCATAACGTGGATTCATTAATGGGTGATTCCTCGTTAAGGTGTACATGA
- a CDS encoding 4Fe-4S binding protein: MLNAGLIVSKKAREIIGDEILKRVFDEAKLSYVAEMGDYILEDIRNNELRALLLVNENGKERWMEDIDQKLGVSPLAILIIPTNWFKGKTEDYIFTLLTAYSIRAELMDLVYRVQPTRSSSVSRRSLLKLKMYEYKPYPVLFAEVHAEKEINKAIESCPQGLIVKAPEGPSVAYPEKCTACGYCSASTYLGYLEIPVATTDQVVQFINTITQHYKEKPASILFTDSIIDEIPEGVFPFIMPCTAGVHDSFVMASYSAGLMPIVHVSSKCESREIALKRLEELPSHFPGTNLNILKAKDDEELEKILSTLKPIKIEKSEIPLDVILQRSRRRSLLIWSIEEMSKKIQLNQDDFVPGVYNVEVDPTKCVLCGVCVRACQMLVPELKNNNVLELSYNIPYCIGSQRCVKNCPENAITLTGFARISDLKVKIVNKASVTKCRFCGKPIGSEKVKNKVDTLLLQYGFAGTAQYTDICNDCKQKLLTKIWIERYLNIKKGVNTK; the protein is encoded by the coding sequence ATGTTGAACGCAGGTTTAATAGTCTCAAAGAAAGCTAGGGAAATAATAGGAGATGAGATCTTAAAAAGGGTTTTCGATGAAGCTAAATTATCTTATGTAGCAGAAATGGGAGATTACATCTTAGAGGATATCAGAAATAACGAGTTAAGAGCATTATTATTAGTAAATGAGAACGGAAAGGAAAGGTGGATGGAAGATATAGATCAAAAGTTAGGAGTCTCGCCATTAGCTATCTTAATAATTCCCACAAATTGGTTTAAGGGTAAAACTGAAGATTACATTTTCACATTACTTACTGCGTATTCGATAAGAGCAGAACTCATGGACTTAGTCTATAGAGTTCAGCCTACTCGTTCCTCTTCAGTTTCTAGAAGATCCCTTCTGAAATTAAAAATGTATGAATATAAGCCATATCCAGTGTTATTTGCAGAGGTTCATGCTGAAAAGGAGATAAACAAAGCAATTGAGTCATGCCCGCAAGGGTTAATAGTAAAAGCTCCAGAAGGTCCATCAGTAGCCTATCCAGAAAAATGTACAGCTTGTGGATATTGTTCTGCCTCAACGTATTTGGGATATCTCGAAATCCCTGTAGCGACAACTGATCAAGTTGTACAATTCATCAATACGATAACGCAACATTATAAGGAAAAGCCGGCTTCAATATTATTTACGGATTCAATCATAGATGAAATACCAGAGGGTGTATTCCCATTTATAATGCCCTGCACAGCTGGAGTTCACGATTCCTTTGTGATGGCATCATATTCTGCTGGACTAATGCCAATAGTTCATGTTTCGTCTAAATGTGAAAGTAGAGAGATAGCCTTAAAAAGGTTAGAAGAATTACCCTCTCATTTTCCTGGCACAAATTTAAATATTTTAAAGGCTAAGGATGATGAAGAACTAGAGAAAATACTCTCGACATTAAAGCCTATTAAAATAGAGAAATCCGAAATACCTCTAGATGTGATATTACAACGTAGCAGAAGAAGGTCACTCCTAATATGGTCAATTGAAGAAATGTCTAAGAAAATTCAGCTTAATCAAGACGACTTCGTCCCTGGTGTCTATAACGTTGAAGTTGATCCTACTAAATGTGTATTGTGCGGAGTATGTGTGAGAGCATGCCAAATGCTTGTTCCAGAACTTAAGAACAATAACGTACTAGAATTAAGTTATAATATACCTTATTGCATAGGCTCTCAGAGATGTGTGAAAAATTGTCCAGAAAATGCAATAACACTAACTGGTTTTGCTAGAATATCTGATCTCAAGGTGAAAATTGTAAATAAAGCGAGCGTAACTAAGTGTAGGTTCTGTGGAAAACCCATAGGATCTGAGAAGGTGAAGAATAAAGTGGACACTCTATTATTACAATATGGATTTGCGGGAACTGCCCAGTATACTGATATCTGTAATGATTGCAAACAAAAGTTATTAACTAAAATTTGGATAGAGAGATATTTAAATATTAAAAAGGGTGTAAATACCAAATGA
- a CDS encoding molecular chaperone TorD family protein, with product MSVTALLNLRHATYDLFADLFLYKFYEEEYKQLQEKLDLIDREIGKQLEEIGIRVKEIRKVFSDLERKNYLIEYSTLFIAGVGVKSLIPVESKRLFNLMGEKIATFKYNDVIRFYKSRNLVMRFTSQFNPEPDHISSLLAFMSVLIEEEYEYRNQGKDPFRIIQDEKNFATTHIFSWIPDWINDVIRDPRSKIYKVVCSELDHWLKFEKKYLGVN from the coding sequence TTGTCAGTTACAGCTTTATTAAATTTAAGACATGCAACTTATGATTTGTTTGCAGATCTATTCCTTTACAAATTCTACGAGGAAGAATACAAACAGCTTCAAGAAAAACTGGACCTAATTGATAGGGAGATAGGAAAACAGTTAGAGGAGATAGGTATTAGAGTCAAGGAGATAAGGAAGGTTTTTAGTGACTTAGAGAGGAAAAACTACCTTATAGAATATTCTACGCTTTTCATAGCCGGAGTTGGAGTTAAGTCGTTAATACCAGTGGAGAGTAAGAGACTCTTTAATTTAATGGGAGAGAAGATAGCTACTTTTAAGTATAATGATGTCATAAGATTTTATAAAAGCAGAAATCTTGTTATGAGGTTCACCTCACAGTTTAACCCAGAACCAGATCACATTTCCTCATTATTGGCATTTATGTCAGTACTAATTGAGGAGGAATACGAATATAGAAATCAAGGTAAAGATCCGTTTAGGATTATTCAAGACGAGAAAAACTTTGCAACAACTCACATTTTCTCATGGATACCTGATTGGATTAACGATGTTATTCGTGATCCAAGATCTAAAATATATAAGGTGGTCTGTTCTGAGCTTGATCATTGGTTAAAATTTGAGAAGAAATATCTAGGTGTAAATTAA
- a CDS encoding 4Fe-4S dicluster domain-containing protein: protein MSQSTPQIKLDIRQGGVQHAPPFKLKANYAIITDLNKCFGCAGCQMSCKEWNTSGMFGPLPDLNPYGELDVMFWLRVLYVEVGTYPQTKVYNIPINCFHCINAPCTEVCPVGATFKRTEDGIVLVDYNECIGTKYCIYACPYGNRFFDYVEGVTKKCTHCFDRIYDPTLPPEERIPACIHGCMVQARIWANILDPTDPGTIMFYDKGGFVLGPETGAQPASGYLPWRSSYAADNDVQLLSEAEYYNVWTANGVVQLGSQGNNSTYTEGNSSNSTSSE from the coding sequence ATGTCTCAATCCACACCTCAAATTAAATTGGATATAAGGCAAGGTGGAGTTCAACACGCTCCACCATTTAAATTAAAGGCGAACTATGCAATAATAACTGACTTAAACAAATGTTTCGGTTGTGCAGGCTGTCAGATGTCATGCAAAGAATGGAACACCTCAGGTATGTTTGGACCTTTGCCAGATCTAAATCCATATGGAGAATTAGATGTAATGTTCTGGTTAAGAGTACTTTATGTGGAAGTGGGAACGTATCCTCAAACTAAGGTATATAATATTCCAATAAACTGCTTCCATTGCATTAATGCGCCTTGTACAGAAGTTTGCCCAGTAGGTGCTACCTTTAAGAGAACTGAGGATGGTATAGTATTGGTAGACTATAATGAATGCATAGGCACAAAATACTGTATATATGCATGCCCATATGGAAATAGATTCTTTGACTACGTAGAAGGTGTAACAAAGAAGTGTACTCATTGTTTCGATAGAATTTATGATCCAACATTACCTCCAGAGGAGAGAATACCAGCATGTATCCATGGCTGTATGGTACAGGCTAGAATATGGGCTAACATTCTTGATCCTACAGATCCAGGGACAATAATGTTCTACGATAAAGGAGGATTTGTATTAGGACCAGAAACTGGAGCCCAGCCGGCTAGTGGTTACTTACCGTGGAGAAGTAGTTACGCGGCAGATAATGATGTGCAACTACTAAGTGAGGCAGAATATTATAACGTGTGGACAGCAAACGGAGTAGTACAGCTTGGTTCGCAGGGGAATAACTCAACATATACTGAAGGAAATAGTTCCAATTCAACTTCAAGTGAGTAA
- a CDS encoding twin-arginine translocation signal domain-containing protein, which translates to MLKLTRRDFLKVAGATAAVTGLVLGGNSVAKKIFDSLSEETNYTLNYPSDEIVYTNCFQCLGRCAIEVVRTPTGFPRFVTGTIGWHINDGGVCPRGAADVFYYFAPSRLRYPLLRAGDRGSGKWIAIDYDTAFDILVNGSSAQSWSKLGLNPQSLGIGNFQGLLKIRETNPHSLAFWEGRDQLIPGITGGYFAGNYGTANAAAHGGFCSMNVYTAGCYITGAPVWEYAGPDEERAQYFILAGLAGDHFPNWMRRIIARIRENGGKVVTIAPERYGFYSVSDEHLYVNPATDGALVMGWIRVLVDFHYYVYKAYLASIGQAKPVLNPITLQPIQPAYDLATGQLVMQTITPSGQLVSLSYLGDIPSTAVYPHIDEEFLRYYTNLSWLVIVNPNPQNGDCLDPSDPTAGNNVGLHVRVNVNNPQYSSNNPWLEAVLGNDGNVYAYVDIPWQNGVAPILTLDELPQNMQSQIIQVPYKLKNGTVIKVPAIQITVPKALGSQQMITLTVTTAFELFRAELLNYDPYTPYTQPAQYGALNVANVSGIPHETIVRIANEIANAAFQKAIYEPVKWIDYLGRYHDHVIGRPVSIYFMRGLAAHANGFQSAASLYYLVLMVGAWDNPGANGYKYPYPHYLPGHTVPPHPLANSPSIDPDIESAIQGLNITIPKGRSGFLKTEYIYNDGTVDIKNVTVVSAGPYGFPDGPDDLVVYKNGRPLLVDRGYSWELPLTTQRSISAVVPTTYLMNKYPNQVIPYTINAMMWYITSPFWNNAYSLAEILQMVTEKDSNGNYIIPFTVSYDLFMHETNNVVDLIMPDLSFLEVYGFHSTFDRPTSLPQGPSDSLNWPALPSLYPVLSTGDTLLTLLWILRAYPNQGQTIDPTKNPFYTTQDPITGGALISPITLHDPLSGATILQQGQPGLISTGMFILKQGILLAGYGDNFQYILKNEKDQQVPNPQQLKLYASFVPNNSTQENVINQILSNIPNGQTFSTAMTYKISASNRSSGVEHYFRIPIQFQPTLEKMLQNIINKYASGQMTIDDINPGYVKVGKGGAVYVLPPSIRYMRNVNMFYFLGWGAYMPGAYGPIGLPYLHRIYLEYLQKFRLAAAGKWTGYNAAYYYYYLKTKNPNFLVNSTLPNDSYGQALRKTILDYFKPFGGYYPPPAWESDITPDGINLSEYPLTFFVRRHDRTYHSWSYTVPWLTAIMPYSPVMLSAADPYVKNMGIQSGDMVQFEAVNQPWSGGIRTTITAVAFLDNATRPGAAWVIVSSQALPGFRSQSVDSPQVKYSILNNWANISYMPPSRGGMLDPVKDNAFPILYLDPITGQTAWHDSRIKIVGKSTSTQVQVISNKFIYMGQDFSNKDILTTIITQMGGQISINNAPSQPTFAQPVSIPHLRFDSNNIVSSSLWSYVFPGSLAPTYTIGQYKIRYGFATEPS; encoded by the coding sequence ATGCTTAAGCTAACTAGGAGGGATTTTCTTAAAGTAGCTGGAGCCACTGCAGCCGTAACGGGACTAGTATTAGGAGGAAATAGCGTAGCTAAGAAAATCTTTGATAGCTTATCAGAAGAAACTAATTATACCTTAAACTATCCTAGTGACGAGATAGTATACACTAACTGTTTCCAATGCTTGGGAAGATGTGCAATAGAAGTTGTTAGAACTCCGACTGGTTTTCCAAGATTTGTAACTGGGACTATAGGATGGCATATTAATGATGGAGGAGTATGTCCAAGAGGCGCAGCTGACGTATTTTATTACTTTGCCCCATCTAGACTTAGATATCCATTGCTAAGAGCTGGAGATAGAGGGTCAGGAAAGTGGATAGCAATAGACTATGACACAGCCTTTGACATTCTCGTTAATGGCTCATCAGCTCAGAGTTGGAGTAAATTGGGGTTAAATCCACAGAGTCTCGGAATAGGCAACTTCCAAGGATTGCTTAAAATAAGAGAGACAAACCCTCATTCGTTAGCCTTTTGGGAAGGGAGAGATCAACTAATACCTGGTATAACCGGTGGTTACTTCGCTGGTAACTATGGTACAGCAAATGCTGCAGCACACGGCGGTTTTTGCTCAATGAACGTATATACAGCTGGTTGCTATATAACTGGAGCACCGGTTTGGGAATACGCTGGACCAGATGAAGAGAGAGCTCAATACTTCATATTGGCCGGATTAGCTGGAGACCACTTTCCTAACTGGATGAGGAGAATAATTGCGAGAATAAGAGAAAACGGAGGTAAAGTTGTAACAATAGCACCAGAAAGATATGGATTCTATTCAGTATCTGATGAACATTTATACGTAAATCCAGCTACAGATGGAGCTCTAGTAATGGGATGGATAAGGGTTTTAGTAGACTTTCATTATTATGTATATAAGGCTTATCTCGCTTCTATAGGGCAAGCAAAACCGGTATTAAATCCCATAACACTTCAGCCAATACAGCCAGCATACGATCTAGCCACTGGACAATTAGTTATGCAAACTATAACTCCTTCTGGTCAACTTGTATCTCTTTCATATTTAGGAGATATTCCCTCTACTGCGGTATACCCACATATTGATGAAGAATTCTTAAGGTATTATACCAACTTATCATGGCTTGTAATTGTAAATCCAAATCCACAAAATGGTGATTGCTTAGATCCATCAGATCCAACAGCAGGTAATAATGTAGGTTTACATGTAAGAGTTAATGTAAACAATCCACAATACAGTAGCAACAATCCGTGGTTAGAAGCAGTGCTAGGTAATGATGGAAATGTATATGCATACGTCGATATTCCGTGGCAGAATGGAGTAGCGCCAATACTTACCTTAGATGAGCTTCCCCAAAATATGCAATCCCAGATAATTCAAGTACCTTACAAGTTAAAGAATGGAACGGTAATAAAGGTCCCCGCTATACAAATTACAGTTCCTAAAGCTTTAGGTTCTCAGCAAATGATCACTCTAACAGTTACTACTGCGTTTGAGTTATTTAGAGCGGAACTTCTTAATTACGATCCCTATACTCCTTACACTCAGCCTGCACAATATGGAGCCTTAAATGTGGCAAATGTATCGGGAATTCCTCATGAAACTATAGTTAGAATAGCTAATGAAATTGCTAACGCAGCTTTTCAGAAAGCAATATATGAACCAGTGAAGTGGATAGACTACCTTGGGAGATATCACGACCACGTCATAGGAAGACCAGTTTCCATTTATTTTATGAGAGGCCTAGCTGCTCACGCTAATGGATTTCAGAGTGCCGCGTCACTTTACTACTTAGTGTTAATGGTCGGAGCCTGGGATAATCCCGGAGCTAACGGATACAAATATCCATATCCTCATTATTTACCCGGTCATACTGTACCTCCTCATCCGTTAGCTAATTCGCCCTCAATAGATCCAGATATAGAGTCTGCGATACAAGGGTTAAATATTACAATACCAAAAGGTAGAAGTGGATTTCTAAAGACTGAATATATTTACAATGACGGAACAGTAGATATAAAGAACGTTACCGTAGTCAGCGCAGGACCCTATGGATTCCCAGATGGTCCTGATGACCTAGTAGTGTATAAGAATGGAAGACCTCTATTAGTAGACAGAGGTTACTCTTGGGAATTACCATTAACGACGCAGAGATCAATATCAGCCGTAGTTCCTACCACGTATCTTATGAACAAGTATCCCAACCAAGTGATACCGTATACAATAAACGCAATGATGTGGTATATAACATCACCATTCTGGAATAATGCTTATAGCTTAGCGGAGATACTTCAGATGGTCACAGAAAAGGATAGTAATGGCAATTACATAATTCCTTTCACAGTATCGTACGATCTATTCATGCACGAAACCAATAATGTTGTTGACTTAATAATGCCAGATTTATCATTCCTTGAAGTATATGGATTTCATAGCACCTTCGACAGACCTACTTCATTACCTCAAGGTCCTTCAGATTCACTAAACTGGCCAGCTCTTCCATCTCTATATCCAGTTTTGAGTACTGGAGATACATTATTAACTTTATTATGGATATTAAGAGCTTATCCAAATCAAGGACAGACGATCGATCCAACTAAAAACCCATTCTATACCACACAAGATCCCATAACTGGTGGGGCTTTAATTAGTCCTATAACTTTGCACGATCCACTATCTGGAGCCACAATATTGCAACAAGGACAACCCGGCTTAATATCTACGGGTATGTTTATTTTAAAGCAAGGAATACTCTTAGCAGGGTATGGAGATAATTTCCAATATATCTTAAAAAATGAAAAAGATCAGCAAGTGCCAAACCCGCAACAGTTAAAACTTTATGCTTCCTTCGTGCCTAATAACTCTACCCAAGAGAACGTAATTAATCAGATCTTAAGTAACATACCTAATGGGCAGACTTTCTCTACTGCTATGACGTATAAGATAAGTGCTAGTAATAGATCAAGCGGAGTAGAACACTATTTTAGGATTCCAATTCAATTTCAGCCTACATTAGAGAAAATGTTACAAAACATTATTAATAAATATGCTTCAGGGCAAATGACAATAGACGATATTAACCCAGGGTACGTTAAGGTAGGAAAAGGCGGTGCGGTGTACGTACTACCACCTTCTATAAGGTACATGAGGAACGTTAATATGTTCTACTTCTTGGGATGGGGAGCCTACATGCCGGGAGCTTATGGACCAATTGGTTTACCATATCTACATAGAATCTACTTAGAATATTTGCAAAAGTTTAGATTAGCAGCAGCAGGGAAGTGGACTGGATATAATGCAGCGTATTACTATTATTATTTAAAAACTAAAAATCCCAACTTCCTTGTTAATTCAACATTACCTAACGACAGCTATGGGCAGGCCTTAAGAAAAACTATCCTAGATTACTTTAAGCCATTTGGTGGTTATTATCCTCCACCGGCATGGGAATCTGATATAACCCCAGATGGTATAAACTTAAGCGAATATCCATTAACGTTCTTTGTCAGAAGACATGATAGAACGTATCATTCTTGGTCCTATACCGTTCCATGGCTAACTGCTATAATGCCATATAGTCCAGTTATGCTAAGCGCAGCAGATCCTTATGTTAAGAATATGGGAATTCAAAGCGGCGATATGGTGCAATTTGAGGCAGTTAACCAGCCGTGGAGTGGAGGAATAAGAACGACTATAACTGCAGTGGCTTTTCTAGATAACGCAACTAGACCCGGTGCAGCTTGGGTTATAGTATCCTCTCAAGCATTACCAGGGTTTAGAAGTCAGAGTGTGGATTCACCTCAAGTAAAATACAGTATTCTGAATAATTGGGCTAACATTTCCTATATGCCTCCATCTAGAGGAGGAATGTTAGATCCGGTAAAGGATAATGCGTTTCCAATACTATATCTTGATCCGATTACTGGACAGACCGCATGGCATGATAGTAGAATAAAGATTGTAGGTAAGAGCACTTCAACTCAAGTTCAAGTAATATCCAATAAGTTTATCTACATGGGACAAGACTTTTCTAACAAAGACATACTCACAACGATAATAACCCAAATGGGAGGCCAAATATCCATAAATAACGCTCCCTCTCAACCCACATTTGCACAGCCAGTTTCCATACCTCATTTACGATTTGATAGTAATAACATAGTCTCATCCAGTTTATGGAGTTATGTCTTTCCCGGATCGTTAGCCCCCACATATACTATAGGTCAATATAAGATAAGGTATGGTTTCGCAACTGAACCCTCTTAA
- a CDS encoding tetratricopeptide repeat protein translates to MEDVLRRAEELMENKNYEEVIKILDNVQAVEAYLLKAQAYLKIGDVGKAIEELEKGVETFPYSYSILSMKAEILENEGKLEEALETINRTLEIVPFSSEYRFKKARILFKLERYEEANIELSEVLRMNPANVEARILRALCYYNVGLRLDALSEINRALNFRKDEPLLHALKGKIYFETGYYKLALSEFKIAIHYEPNNPEHYYWTAFCYYNLKMYNEALTYINLALTKEEKAIYYILKALILKELKADFSKEIEIAIKLDPSAKSIIENLFMNRNMSR, encoded by the coding sequence GTGGAAGATGTACTTAGAAGAGCAGAAGAGCTAATGGAAAATAAAAATTATGAAGAGGTAATTAAAATTCTAGATAACGTACAAGCAGTAGAAGCTTACTTACTTAAAGCGCAAGCTTATCTAAAGATTGGAGATGTAGGAAAAGCGATAGAAGAGCTAGAAAAAGGTGTAGAAACTTTTCCCTATAGTTACTCAATCTTATCAATGAAGGCTGAAATACTCGAAAATGAGGGTAAATTAGAGGAAGCGTTGGAGACCATAAATAGAACTCTTGAAATTGTACCATTCTCTTCAGAGTATAGATTCAAAAAGGCTAGAATATTGTTCAAGCTGGAAAGATATGAAGAGGCAAATATTGAGTTATCAGAAGTGCTAAGAATGAATCCGGCCAATGTGGAAGCTAGGATCTTGAGGGCATTATGCTATTATAATGTAGGGCTAAGATTAGATGCGCTATCTGAAATAAATCGGGCATTAAATTTTAGGAAAGATGAGCCTTTACTTCATGCCCTAAAAGGGAAGATATATTTTGAGACAGGGTATTATAAGTTAGCCTTAAGCGAGTTTAAAATAGCCATTCACTACGAACCTAACAATCCCGAACATTATTACTGGACCGCATTTTGCTATTATAATTTAAAGATGTATAATGAAGCATTGACTTATATTAATCTCGCATTAACTAAGGAGGAAAAGGCAATATACTACATATTAAAAGCTCTTATCCTCAAAGAACTGAAAGCTGATTTCTCAAAAGAAATAGAAATCGCGATAAAGTTAGACCCTTCAGCTAAATCGATAATAGAGAATCTATTCATGAATAGAAATATGTCTAGGTGA
- the nrfD gene encoding NrfD/PsrC family molybdoenzyme membrane anchor subunit: protein MGLFTSPASNTSFGIQAPIIQINQYPLWGEYVALALYFTEIAGMLMAIIGLMEISGKFTAFVRRASVGAFIASVLALLFFDLDLGKPASAILAPAEAFIYFAFSWMARGIIFVGGLLLFSFLYMILSLLNVKNRWVRGIIAIIGMFAGIFSTTYSGFELAATTGIPFWNNGGLPALYLADGIFASTGLAYLIALVGNGEDIIRARVTLTKLMFYSTIGILATWFLFLASVNYLNVFNQVAYGYLLSQITFYVDMALTAITLIISGIGYMSTTRLLLVFRQKMPESAVGQTPIIDIPNLIKYIMIAAAVFALVAGFLTRADVLFAGQYAYQLSPITPFQSVSNQPIPIGSFGWRG from the coding sequence ATGGGTCTATTCACATCACCAGCATCTAACACATCATTTGGTATACAAGCTCCAATAATTCAAATAAACCAATACCCACTATGGGGGGAATATGTAGCTTTAGCGTTATACTTCACTGAAATAGCAGGAATGTTAATGGCTATCATAGGCTTAATGGAAATAAGTGGGAAATTCACCGCATTTGTTAGAAGAGCTTCAGTAGGAGCATTCATTGCTTCAGTTTTAGCCCTACTGTTTTTTGACCTTGATTTAGGTAAACCAGCATCAGCCATTTTGGCACCTGCCGAAGCATTTATTTATTTTGCTTTCTCGTGGATGGCCAGAGGTATTATATTTGTAGGTGGCTTATTACTCTTCTCATTTCTATACATGATACTATCACTACTTAATGTAAAAAATAGATGGGTCAGAGGTATAATAGCCATAATAGGCATGTTTGCGGGTATATTTTCCACTACATATAGTGGATTTGAATTAGCAGCTACTACTGGGATTCCATTTTGGAATAATGGTGGTTTACCTGCACTCTATTTGGCTGACGGAATATTTGCTTCAACGGGACTTGCGTATTTAATCGCATTAGTAGGAAATGGAGAGGATATTATACGTGCTAGAGTTACATTAACCAAACTTATGTTTTACTCAACTATTGGTATATTAGCTACTTGGTTCTTGTTTCTTGCAAGTGTTAATTACCTAAATGTCTTCAATCAAGTAGCATATGGTTATCTGTTATCACAGATCACTTTTTATGTAGATATGGCATTAACTGCGATAACTTTGATAATATCTGGAATTGGGTACATGTCAACCACAAGGTTATTATTAGTATTCAGACAAAAAATGCCAGAATCCGCAGTGGGACAAACACCAATAATTGACATACCAAATTTGATTAAATACATCATGATAGCTGCTGCAGTATTTGCATTAGTTGCCGGATTTCTCACAAGAGCTGATGTATTATTTGCGGGTCAATACGCCTATCAATTATCTCCAATTACCCCATTCCAATCAGTATCAAATCAGCCTATTCCCATAGGTTCCTTTGGTTGGAGAGGTTAA
- a CDS encoding ribbon-helix-helix domain-containing protein: MSEVISIRLKREIIKAIDELVSAGVFSSRNEALNFIISEGLKEANEWKDAIEKSKKVALPIIDKTLEDFLAERDRY, from the coding sequence ATGAGTGAAGTCATTTCAATAAGGCTGAAGAGAGAAATAATTAAGGCTATTGATGAATTAGTCTCAGCAGGTGTATTTTCATCAAGAAACGAGGCATTAAATTTCATAATATCTGAGGGTTTAAAAGAAGCTAATGAGTGGAAGGACGCAATAGAGAAATCTAAGAAAGTTGCCCTGCCAATAATAGATAAAACTCTTGAAGATTTTTTAGCAGAAAGGGATAGGTATTGA